The Calypte anna isolate BGI_N300 chromosome 20, bCalAnn1_v1.p, whole genome shotgun sequence genome includes a region encoding these proteins:
- the RTF2 gene encoding replication termination factor 2 isoform X1 — MGCDGGTIPKRHELVKGPRKVEKVDKNAELVARWHYCALSQEKLRRPIVACELGRLYNKDAVIEFLLDKSADKTPMEAAAHIKSIKNVTELNLTDNPAWSGDKESIKGDKYDDIQSACFICPVVGLEMNGRHRFCFLRNCGCVFSERALREVKTEVCHKCGVPFQEEDVIILNGNKEDVEVLKKRMEDRRLKSKLEKKSKKSKPAESAPRQEPTEDSPGPSKPKNEKDCINTNSGEKRQIIFTKSSADNGNSSVPGKVNKINKASSATVKRSIADSEEKSEAYKSIFTSHSSAKRSKEECSNWVTHTAYYF; from the exons ATGGGGTGCGATGGCGGCACCATCCCCAAGCGGCACGAACTGGTCAAGGGGCCCCGCAAAGTCGAGAAG gtTGACAAAAACGCTGAGCTGGTGGCAAGGTGGCACTACTGTGCTCTGAGCCAGGAGAAGCTTCGTCGGCCAATTGTAGCCTGTGAGCTAGGCAG GTTGTACAATAAAGATGCTGTCATTGAGTTTTTGCTGGACAAGTCAGCTGATAAAACTCCCATGGAAGCTGCAGCCCATATCAAGAGCATTAAG aatgTAACAGAACTAAACCTGACGGATAACCCAGCTTGGAGTGGTGATAAAGAGAGCATAAAAGGTGACAAGTATGATGACATCCAGTCTGCATGCTTTATATGCCCTGTTGTGGGACTGGAAATGAATGGAAGACACAG GTTTTGCTTCCTGAGAAACTGTGGCTGTGTGTTCTCTGAACGTGCTCTCAGAGAAGTCAAAACAGAAGTTTGTCACAAG tgtGGTGTTCCCTTTCAAGAGGAAGATGTCATTATCCTTAATGGTAATAAAGAAGATGTGGAAGTATTGAAGAAAAGAATGGAGGATAGAAGACTTAAAAGCAAATtagaaaag AAATCAAAGAAGTCTAAGCCTGCAGAATCAGCTCCCCGACAAGAGCCCACTGAAG ATTCTCCAGGTCCCTCAAAGCCTAAGAATGAAAAAGACTGTATCAATACCAATTCTGGGGAAAAGAGGCAGATTATCTTCACCAAAAGTTCAG CAGATAATGGAAATTCATCTGTGCCAGGAAAAGTCAATAAGATCAATAAGGCTTCTTCTGCCACTGTGAAGAGATCCATTGCAGACAGCGAGGAGAAGTCTGAGGCATACAAATCTATTTTTACATCACACAGCTCAGCAAAACGTTCAAAGGAAGAGTGTTCCAATTGGGTTACTCACACAGCatattatttctga
- the LOC103532125 gene encoding beta-1,3-galactosyl-O-glycosyl-glycoprotein beta-1,6-N-acetylglucosaminyltransferase 7, translated as MNPLDATKSGFLVCIAVCMFIYTFIYLKDTLSEEPNAQKFNANIAECGFYPDELCSALFVGKNAAFKIGSFCQNIHQPKTLSCIQTSCNCSMLLKTLHFITKPLSDEEGNFSLAYIITIHKELEMFVKLLRAIYMPQNIYCIHVDEKSPKDYKAAVQNIVNCFENIFISSKRENVVYAGFSRLQADINCMRDLVNSKIQWNYVINLCGQDYPIKTNRDIIRYIKSKWNGKNMTPGIVQPLHMKHRTQVSYREYVRSGVSYVYPTKNIKAKPPHNLTIYFGSAYYILTKEFVEFTLTDARAKDLLEWSRDTYSPDEHYWVTLNRLTDAPGATPNADWEGNIRAIKWKDQEGTIHKGCKGHYIRDICVYGLGDLQWIIESPHLFANKFEPATYPLVMDCLERRYRLQVLHQAQVPIEDHWRFQEESYFNMKLNV; from the exons atgaacCCGCTTGATGCAACAAAATCAGGATTTTTAGTGTGCATTGCTGTCTGCATGTTCATCTACACTTTCATCTACCTAAAAGATACACTTTCTGAAGAGCCAAATGCACAAAAATTTAATGCAAATATAGCAGAGTGTGGGTTTTACCCAGATGAACTTTGTTCAGCtctttttgtggggaaaaatgCTGCCTTTAAAATTGGAAGCTTCTGTCAGAATATCCACCAACCTAAAACACTCAGCTGCATTCAGACTTCATGCAACTGCTCCATGCTTTTGAAGACCTTGCATTTTATTACAAAACCACTGTCAGATGAAGAAGGAAATTTCTCATTGGCATACATTATCACAATTCACAAGGAGCTGGAAATGTTTGTAAAGCTCCTAAGAGCTATATATATGCCTCAGAATATTTACTGCATACATGTGGATGAAAAGTCACCAAAAGATTATAAGGCTGCTGTACAAAACATTGtcaattgctttgaaaatattttcatttcctcaaaaagagaaaatgttgtTTATGCAGGATTTTCAAGATTACAAGCTGATATTAATTGCATGAGAGATCTAGTTAATTCCAAAATTCAGTGGAATTACGTTATTAATTTATGTGGTCAAGATTATCCcattaaaacaaacagagaCATTATAAGATACATCAAAAGTAAATGGAATGGTAAAAATATGACCCCTGGGATAGTCCAGCCACTTCACATGAAACACAGAACACAGGTTAGTTACAGAGAATATGTACGTTCTGGAGTGTCGTATGTGTATCCAACCAAGAATATAAAAGCTAAACCTCCACATAATTTGACAATATATTTTGGTAGTGCCTATTACATACTCACTAAAGAATTTGTAGAGTTTACATTGACTGATGCACGTGCAAAAGATTTACTTGAATGGTCAAGAGACACGTACAGCCCGGATGAACACTACTGGGTCACACTGAATCGTTTGACTG atgCTCCAGGGGCTACACCCAACGCAGACTGGGAAGGAAACATTAGAGCCATTAAGTGGAAGGATCAAGAAGGAACCATACACAAAGGCTGCAAAG GTCATTACATCAGAGACATTTGTGTTTACGGACTGGGGGATTTGCAGTGGATTATTGAGTCACCTCATTTGTTTGCCAACAAATTTGAGCCTGCAACATATCCACTGGTCATGGATTGCCTAGAGAGACGTTACAGGCTCCAAGTATTGCACCAGGCACAAGTCCCAATCGAAGATCACTGGCGTTTTCAGGAGGAGAGCTATTTCAACATGAAGCTGAATGTTTGA
- the RTF2 gene encoding replication termination factor 2 isoform X2 produces the protein MGCDGGTIPKRHELVKGPRKVEKVDKNAELVARWHYCALSQEKLRRPIVACELGRLYNKDAVIEFLLDKSADKTPMEAAAHIKSIKNVTELNLTDNPAWSGDKESIKGDKYDDIQSACFICPVVGLEMNGRHRFCFLRNCGCVFSERALREVKTEVCHKCGVPFQEEDVIILNGNKEDVEVLKKRMEDRRLKSKLEKKSKKSKPAESAPRQEPTEDSPGPSKPKNEKDCINTNSGEKRQIIFTKSSDNGNSSVPGKVNKINKASSATVKRSIADSEEKSEAYKSIFTSHSSAKRSKEECSNWVTHTAYYF, from the exons ATGGGGTGCGATGGCGGCACCATCCCCAAGCGGCACGAACTGGTCAAGGGGCCCCGCAAAGTCGAGAAG gtTGACAAAAACGCTGAGCTGGTGGCAAGGTGGCACTACTGTGCTCTGAGCCAGGAGAAGCTTCGTCGGCCAATTGTAGCCTGTGAGCTAGGCAG GTTGTACAATAAAGATGCTGTCATTGAGTTTTTGCTGGACAAGTCAGCTGATAAAACTCCCATGGAAGCTGCAGCCCATATCAAGAGCATTAAG aatgTAACAGAACTAAACCTGACGGATAACCCAGCTTGGAGTGGTGATAAAGAGAGCATAAAAGGTGACAAGTATGATGACATCCAGTCTGCATGCTTTATATGCCCTGTTGTGGGACTGGAAATGAATGGAAGACACAG GTTTTGCTTCCTGAGAAACTGTGGCTGTGTGTTCTCTGAACGTGCTCTCAGAGAAGTCAAAACAGAAGTTTGTCACAAG tgtGGTGTTCCCTTTCAAGAGGAAGATGTCATTATCCTTAATGGTAATAAAGAAGATGTGGAAGTATTGAAGAAAAGAATGGAGGATAGAAGACTTAAAAGCAAATtagaaaag AAATCAAAGAAGTCTAAGCCTGCAGAATCAGCTCCCCGACAAGAGCCCACTGAAG ATTCTCCAGGTCCCTCAAAGCCTAAGAATGAAAAAGACTGTATCAATACCAATTCTGGGGAAAAGAGGCAGATTATCTTCACCAAAAGTTCAG ATAATGGAAATTCATCTGTGCCAGGAAAAGTCAATAAGATCAATAAGGCTTCTTCTGCCACTGTGAAGAGATCCATTGCAGACAGCGAGGAGAAGTCTGAGGCATACAAATCTATTTTTACATCACACAGCTCAGCAAAACGTTCAAAGGAAGAGTGTTCCAATTGGGTTACTCACACAGCatattatttctga